The Brevibacillus choshinensis genome includes a region encoding these proteins:
- a CDS encoding glycerate kinase, translating to MKIVIAPDSFKGSLTAKQVAVAIRAGVLKALPNSEIVIKPMADGGEGTLQCLVDATDGKLLQATVKNPLGRDITAEFGILGDGVTCVIEMAAASGLYLIEAEERNPLFTTTYGFGQLILAGLDLGCRRFILGIGGSATNDGGAGMLQALGFQLLDQDDQPLSYGGGELSKLRRIDRSHADARLEDCQFIIACDVTNPFVGPNGASYVFGPQKGATTDMISRLDDNLRHFADLIHSTEGIAIHDLPGTGAAGGVAGALLAFLHGHLQSGIKIVRETTKLAEAMAGADLVLTGEGQVDFQTAQGKTPCGVAQLARQYGIPVIVLAGSVGEGIDSLYPEGVTAILSITNKPMSLEQSMLQTAKLLEQSAEQVVRIFASHRL from the coding sequence ATGAAAATCGTCATTGCCCCTGATTCCTTCAAAGGTAGCCTCACCGCCAAGCAAGTAGCAGTGGCCATCCGTGCTGGTGTTCTCAAAGCACTGCCAAATAGCGAGATCGTCATCAAGCCGATGGCGGACGGTGGTGAAGGAACCTTGCAATGTCTGGTGGACGCAACGGATGGCAAACTGTTGCAGGCAACCGTCAAAAATCCGTTAGGTCGAGACATTACCGCTGAATTTGGCATTCTCGGCGATGGGGTGACGTGTGTCATTGAGATGGCAGCCGCATCTGGTCTCTATCTGATTGAAGCAGAGGAGAGAAATCCCCTCTTCACCACTACCTACGGATTCGGACAATTGATCCTCGCCGGGCTCGATCTTGGCTGTCGTCGCTTCATTCTCGGTATCGGAGGCAGCGCTACCAATGACGGTGGCGCCGGCATGCTGCAGGCACTCGGCTTTCAATTGCTCGATCAAGATGACCAGCCGCTTTCTTATGGAGGTGGTGAGCTATCAAAGCTGAGACGAATTGACCGTAGTCATGCAGACGCCAGACTTGAAGATTGCCAATTCATTATTGCCTGTGATGTCACCAATCCGTTCGTCGGTCCGAATGGTGCCTCCTATGTTTTTGGTCCGCAAAAAGGGGCAACCACTGACATGATTTCTCGACTCGATGACAATCTACGTCACTTTGCCGATCTGATCCACTCTACAGAAGGCATTGCCATTCACGATTTGCCTGGAACAGGAGCCGCAGGTGGTGTAGCTGGCGCTCTGCTCGCCTTTTTGCACGGCCACTTGCAATCTGGTATCAAGATCGTGAGGGAGACTACCAAACTGGCAGAAGCTATGGCAGGGGCAGACCTCGTATTGACCGGTGAGGGCCAGGTAGATTTTCAGACCGCCCAAGGAAAAACCCCTTGTGGCGTCGCACAGCTGGCCAGACAATACGGCATTCCTGTCATCGTACTGGCTGGTTCAGTCGGAGAAGGGATCGACTCGCTTTACCCAGAGGGCGTCACTGCCATACTGAGTATTACCAATAAACCCATGTCGCTTGAACAGTCTATGCTGCAGACGGCCAAGCTACTGGAACAATCCGCCGAACAGGTTGTGCGTATCTTTGCTTCTCATCGGCTGTAA